The Seleniivibrio woodruffii genome window below encodes:
- a CDS encoding LL-diaminopimelate aminotransferase, whose protein sequence is MSLFMENLISNRLGGKMFGKDTTIYKFEKIKRAKRAAIQENPGVELIDMGVGEPDAMAHDEVVKVLQLEATKKENRFYSDNGIDEFKQSAASYMQKRFGVTLDPATQVNHCIGSKPALALLPIALINPGDVALMTVPGYPVSGTTTKYLGGEVYNLPLLHENNFLPVLDSIPADILKRAKFLYINYPNNPTGAVATKEFYEKVVKFAKENDIAVISDAAYIELSYGDEPLSFLSVEGAMEVGIEIHSLSKSYNMTGWRLGFVCGNEHLVKAFATVKDNNDSGQFIPIQKAGCYCLDNPKLIEHTKAKYARRLNMLAKVLRTHGFTVNEPKGTFYLYFGIPKATVSGRKFENAEQFCDFLIREKLISSVPWDDAGNFLRFSVTFDAPTVEAEERIAKIIDERLSTEKYIF, encoded by the coding sequence ATGAGCTTATTCATGGAGAATTTAATTTCGAACAGACTCGGCGGAAAGATGTTCGGAAAAGACACCACAATCTACAAGTTTGAAAAGATCAAACGCGCCAAAAGAGCCGCTATTCAGGAAAACCCCGGCGTTGAGCTTATCGACATGGGTGTCGGCGAACCCGATGCTATGGCTCACGATGAGGTTGTGAAAGTTCTTCAGCTCGAAGCCACTAAGAAGGAGAACAGATTCTATTCCGACAACGGCATAGACGAGTTCAAGCAGTCGGCGGCAAGCTATATGCAGAAACGTTTCGGCGTAACCCTTGACCCTGCAACACAGGTCAACCACTGCATCGGTTCAAAACCTGCTCTGGCTCTGCTTCCCATAGCTCTCATCAACCCCGGCGACGTGGCTCTGATGACAGTTCCCGGCTACCCTGTTTCAGGCACTACAACGAAATATCTCGGCGGAGAGGTTTATAACCTTCCCCTGCTTCATGAGAACAACTTCCTCCCCGTTCTGGACAGCATACCCGCTGACATCCTGAAAAGAGCGAAGTTCCTCTACATCAACTACCCCAACAACCCCACAGGCGCAGTGGCCACTAAGGAGTTCTACGAGAAGGTAGTTAAATTTGCCAAAGAGAACGACATAGCCGTTATCTCCGATGCGGCCTACATCGAACTTTCATACGGCGACGAGCCCCTCTCATTCCTCAGCGTTGAAGGCGCAATGGAAGTGGGCATAGAGATCCACTCTCTGTCCAAGTCATACAACATGACAGGCTGGCGCCTGGGCTTTGTGTGCGGAAACGAGCACCTTGTAAAAGCCTTCGCAACAGTTAAGGACAACAACGACTCAGGCCAGTTCATCCCGATTCAGAAAGCTGGCTGCTACTGCCTCGACAACCCCAAACTTATCGAACACACCAAAGCGAAATATGCACGCAGACTGAACATGCTGGCAAAAGTGCTCCGCACTCACGGTTTCACCGTTAACGAGCCCAAAGGCACTTTCTACCTCTACTTCGGAATCCCCAAGGCCACAGTTTCCGGCCGCAAGTTCGAAAACGCAGAACAGTTCTGTGACTTCCTCATCAGAGAGAAGCTCATCTCCTCTGTTCCGTGGGATGATGCGGGCAACTTCCTCCGCTTCTCAGTAACTTTCGATGCCCCCACTGTTGAGGCCGAAGAAAGAATTGCGAAGATCATTGATGAAAGACTCAGCACAGAAAAATATATTTTCTGA
- a CDS encoding M16 family metallopeptidase — MKFLLISLLAVLFALPVFAGGKPVMDNGVRVIEIKRPYTNTMSIVFFVKGGTIRETEKNNGIGDLFTSSWVKSSELLKQVEFYGGGVSASVSSDFMEVSFAIPTEKFDKLIGYYSAMISKPEIDPEVFKREKALLKESIIAAEDNPDSRAYKNFQKATYGAHPYGLPGEGTLESVESLTEKALKAYGKEMLTGSNITLAVAGNYTEDQMNRIRAIFSALPRGKAYKPDCTGSVILKDEQVREKDKNSKQAKLYIGYTAPDAAASDYPALKVVTDLLGGGMSSRYFNELRKDKGYAYSVYAAYASRLCSSRFMSYIGLNSENVPDALKSLDRINKTFYETLTDEELEAAKNYMLGRLLTDSQTNSKQAWYACFFENVGLGSAYFDNYVETLRKITKEDVRRAAKIFEGPKTVFILN; from the coding sequence ATGAAATTTTTGCTGATCAGTCTGCTGGCGGTGCTGTTTGCGCTGCCCGTTTTTGCCGGAGGAAAGCCTGTTATGGATAACGGTGTGAGGGTGATAGAGATAAAACGTCCCTATACGAACACAATGTCGATCGTGTTCTTTGTTAAGGGCGGAACCATAAGAGAGACGGAGAAGAACAACGGAATAGGCGATCTTTTCACGTCTTCATGGGTCAAAAGCAGTGAGCTTCTGAAACAGGTTGAGTTCTACGGCGGCGGTGTTTCCGCTTCTGTCAGCTCCGACTTCATGGAGGTCTCCTTTGCTATCCCCACTGAAAAATTCGACAAGCTGATAGGCTATTACTCTGCGATGATCAGCAAGCCCGAGATAGACCCCGAAGTGTTCAAGCGTGAGAAAGCGCTCCTTAAAGAATCAATAATCGCTGCGGAGGACAACCCCGACAGCAGAGCATATAAAAACTTCCAGAAGGCGACATACGGAGCACATCCCTACGGACTGCCCGGAGAGGGCACTCTGGAAAGTGTGGAATCCCTCACGGAAAAGGCTCTGAAAGCATACGGAAAAGAGATGCTCACCGGATCGAACATCACCCTTGCGGTGGCGGGCAATTACACCGAAGACCAGATGAACCGCATCCGTGCCATATTCTCCGCTCTGCCCAGAGGAAAAGCGTATAAACCGGACTGCACCGGAAGCGTTATCCTGAAAGATGAGCAGGTTAGGGAGAAGGACAAAAACTCCAAACAGGCGAAACTCTATATCGGCTACACAGCACCCGATGCGGCGGCCAGTGATTATCCTGCGCTTAAGGTGGTCACAGACCTGCTGGGCGGCGGAATGAGCAGCAGATACTTCAACGAACTGCGCAAGGACAAAGGCTATGCCTATTCCGTTTATGCGGCATATGCATCAAGACTCTGTTCCTCCAGATTCATGTCATACATAGGGCTTAACTCCGAGAACGTTCCGGACGCACTTAAGTCGCTGGACAGAATAAACAAAACCTTTTATGAAACCCTGACCGACGAAGAGCTTGAGGCTGCAAAGAACTACATGCTCGGCAGACTGCTCACAGACTCACAGACCAACTCGAAACAGGCGTGGTACGCATGTTTCTTTGAGAACGTGGGGCTGGGCAGTGCGTACTTTGACAACTATGTGGAGACTCTCAGAAAGATAACCAAAGAGGATGTCAGGCGTGCCGCAAAGATTTTTGAAGGCCCCAAGACGGTCTTCATACTGAATTAA
- a CDS encoding YbhB/YbcL family Raf kinase inhibitor-like protein, producing the protein MKKLFMFLTLLISASAYAGDFTVSVPSAKSGMFTNAQVLNGFGCSGGNVSPEIIWQNPPEGTKSFALTIYDPDAPTGSGWWHWVITDIPADVLRIESGSVPKGALESATDFGKPGYGGPCPPEGTNHRYIVTVTALKTGKLGLSPFAGGAMAGFMINMNAIAKASAIIRYGR; encoded by the coding sequence ATGAAAAAGCTGTTTATGTTCCTCACACTTCTGATCTCAGCTTCGGCTTATGCCGGAGACTTCACCGTATCCGTTCCGTCAGCTAAGAGCGGCATGTTCACCAACGCTCAGGTACTCAACGGGTTCGGATGTTCAGGCGGCAACGTCTCACCGGAAATTATCTGGCAGAATCCCCCCGAAGGCACAAAAAGTTTCGCCCTCACAATCTACGACCCCGACGCCCCCACCGGCTCCGGCTGGTGGCACTGGGTGATTACCGACATTCCCGCAGACGTGCTCAGGATAGAATCGGGTTCCGTGCCGAAAGGAGCGCTGGAATCTGCCACTGACTTCGGCAAACCCGGCTACGGCGGCCCCTGCCCTCCCGAAGGCACAAACCACAGATACATTGTGACCGTCACTGCGCTTAAGACCGGAAAACTGGGTCTCAGCCCTTTCGCCGGCGGAGCAATGGCAGGTTTCATGATAAATATGAATGCAATAGCAAAGGCATCGGCTATAATAAGATACGGCAGATGA
- the purN gene encoding phosphoribosylglycinamide formyltransferase, translating to MKKIAVLLSGRGSNFVSIKKKIDEGAIKGEIVAVISNKADSKGLEFAREQGLEAIFVNPKEFDGREAYDRELVRILKEKGVELVCLAGFMRIISPYFVSEFRNRILNIHPSLLPSFKGLDAQKQAFEYGVKFAGCTVHFVDEEMDHGNIILQAVVPVLQDDDDHTLAERILKEEHRIYPEAVALFCEDRLKVEGRKVFVI from the coding sequence TTGAAAAAGATAGCCGTGCTGCTTTCCGGACGGGGCAGCAACTTTGTTTCAATCAAAAAGAAGATAGACGAAGGCGCAATAAAGGGCGAAATAGTCGCAGTTATCAGCAACAAAGCTGACTCCAAAGGCCTTGAATTTGCAAGAGAGCAGGGGCTTGAGGCGATTTTCGTCAACCCGAAGGAGTTTGACGGCAGAGAGGCCTACGACAGGGAACTGGTGCGCATCCTTAAAGAAAAGGGTGTTGAACTGGTTTGTCTGGCAGGTTTCATGCGCATCATCTCCCCTTATTTCGTAAGCGAGTTCCGCAACAGGATACTCAACATACATCCGTCCCTCCTCCCCTCTTTCAAAGGACTGGATGCCCAGAAACAGGCGTTCGAATACGGCGTAAAGTTCGCCGGATGCACAGTCCATTTCGTCGACGAGGAGATGGACCACGGAAACATCATCCTTCAGGCTGTTGTGCCCGTGCTTCAGGATGACGATGACCATACACTTGCCGAGCGCATCCTGAAAGAGGAACACAGAATATACCCCGAAGCCGTCGCTCTCTTCTGCGAGGACAGGCTTAAGGTTGAAGGGCGCAAGGTCTTTGTGATATGA
- the dnaA gene encoding chromosomal replication initiator protein DnaA, with translation MDESGIWEEVLKYLRKELSEQEVKVWLEPLSVVELRGDMITLAAPNKFYKKWAEDKYLGQIKKVFKENLAIEADVSVIVGAEKKQAQAEVSSVPSGAVVSVPKNGGTNLNKEYIFENFVAGSSNEFAYSACQAVSEGQFMQYNPLFIYGGVGLGKTHMMQAVGNRILEKFPKMKVLYCTSETFTNEMINAIRMKKMDEFQNKYRNIDLILFDDVQFLSGKQRSTEEFFNTFNALYDNQKQIIITSDKTPAELPEMEDRLKSRFSWGLIADIQPPSVEEKTAILIKRAEFMGLPMPHEVAFFMAENLVTENIRELIGSLVRLSAFSSFHKRKVTIDLARQALEKFLVKKDRVVTSENIIDAVSAYFNVKMADMKSKKRTKSISMPRQVAMYLLREKLNLSLQEVGQMFGGRDHSTVLHAVKSISDKYKESREVQLIITTIERELYS, from the coding sequence ATGGACGAGAGCGGAATCTGGGAAGAGGTGTTGAAATATCTGCGTAAGGAGCTTTCCGAGCAGGAGGTCAAGGTTTGGCTTGAACCCCTGAGCGTGGTGGAGCTTCGCGGGGATATGATCACCCTTGCCGCACCTAACAAATTCTACAAAAAATGGGCCGAAGACAAATATCTGGGGCAGATAAAAAAGGTTTTCAAAGAGAATCTGGCTATCGAGGCCGATGTCTCCGTTATAGTCGGTGCTGAGAAAAAGCAGGCGCAGGCCGAGGTCAGCAGTGTGCCTTCGGGTGCGGTTGTCAGTGTTCCCAAAAACGGCGGAACAAACCTTAACAAAGAATATATTTTCGAGAATTTCGTTGCGGGAAGCTCAAACGAGTTTGCCTACAGCGCATGTCAGGCCGTTTCCGAAGGTCAGTTCATGCAGTATAACCCGCTTTTTATATACGGCGGGGTAGGTCTGGGAAAAACCCACATGATGCAGGCAGTGGGAAACCGTATCCTTGAAAAATTCCCCAAAATGAAGGTGCTCTACTGCACCAGCGAAACCTTTACCAACGAAATGATAAACGCCATCCGCATGAAAAAGATGGACGAGTTTCAGAATAAATACCGCAACATCGACCTTATCCTTTTCGACGACGTTCAGTTCCTTTCGGGCAAACAGCGAAGCACGGAGGAGTTCTTCAACACCTTCAACGCCCTGTATGACAACCAGAAACAGATAATAATAACCAGCGACAAGACCCCCGCAGAGCTTCCGGAGATGGAGGACAGGCTCAAGAGCCGTTTCTCATGGGGACTCATTGCCGATATCCAGCCCCCCAGTGTCGAGGAGAAGACCGCCATCCTCATCAAGCGTGCGGAGTTCATGGGTCTGCCCATGCCCCACGAAGTTGCCTTTTTCATGGCAGAGAACCTTGTAACGGAGAACATCAGAGAGCTTATCGGTTCGCTGGTTCGCCTGAGCGCATTCTCCAGTTTCCACAAGCGCAAGGTTACGATCGACCTTGCCAGACAGGCGCTGGAAAAATTCCTCGTGAAAAAAGACAGGGTTGTCACGTCAGAAAATATCATCGATGCCGTTTCTGCGTATTTTAACGTTAAAATGGCGGATATGAAGTCCAAAAAACGTACCAAAAGCATATCCATGCCCCGTCAGGTGGCTATGTATCTTCTGCGGGAGAAGCTGAATCTCTCACTGCAGGAGGTCGGACAGATGTTCGGCGGAAGAGACCACTCAACTGTTCTCCACGCCGTAAAATCCATTTCCGACAAATACAAGGAGAGCAGAGAGGTACAGCTTATCATCACCACCATAGAGCGTGAGCTTTATTCCTGA
- a CDS encoding helix-turn-helix transcriptional regulator, whose product MAREIKFRKGVGAVGTIVQTCEETLYNLAVADPCLIMVELGTKKMTSGDSGYEIRSSQALAIWNTVYIDVTNIKADAGFYQASWIAWDRELLAKYTLGRTARKTDSKRDVVHIPKADLVLKDTFRRAVEGIADETLPQEIASHRMTELLLLLDSMNCFCSPDGDVPLSWKLRKMLDTEPSRKWRIADMTREFGMSESTLRRRLTEENINIGELLTDVRMSRALALLQSTDMTVTRIASETGYDCVSRFTARFRQRFGFTPSAFRGQR is encoded by the coding sequence ATGGCAAGAGAGATTAAATTCAGAAAGGGTGTCGGTGCTGTCGGAACAATCGTTCAGACCTGCGAAGAGACACTTTACAATCTGGCGGTGGCCGATCCGTGCCTTATAATGGTGGAGCTTGGCACTAAAAAGATGACCTCCGGAGATTCAGGCTATGAGATAAGGTCGTCTCAGGCTCTGGCCATATGGAACACTGTGTATATCGATGTGACCAACATAAAGGCTGACGCAGGGTTCTATCAGGCATCATGGATAGCATGGGACCGAGAGCTGCTGGCAAAATATACTTTGGGGAGAACTGCCAGAAAAACTGACTCAAAAAGGGATGTTGTGCATATCCCAAAAGCGGACTTGGTTCTGAAAGACACTTTCAGGCGTGCCGTTGAGGGTATCGCAGATGAGACTCTGCCACAGGAGATAGCTTCTCACAGGATGACGGAGCTTCTGCTTCTGCTGGACAGCATGAACTGCTTTTGCTCCCCCGATGGGGATGTACCGCTCTCGTGGAAACTCCGGAAAATGCTGGACACGGAACCGTCAAGAAAGTGGCGCATCGCTGATATGACCCGTGAGTTCGGAATGAGCGAATCCACGCTGCGCAGAAGACTGACTGAAGAGAATATAAATATAGGCGAACTGCTTACGGATGTGAGAATGTCCAGAGCGCTGGCACTTCTGCAGTCAACGGATATGACTGTCACCCGAATAGCATCCGAAACGGGCTATGACTGCGTTTCCCGATTCACAGCCAGATTCCGTCAGAGATTCGGATTCACCCCATCAGCTTTCAGGGGGCAGAGATGA
- the coaD gene encoding pantetheine-phosphate adenylyltransferase, translated as MIAVYPGTFDPMTFGHMDIVERAVKLFGSVIVAVSESKRKTTAFTLEERVEMAAEATAHMQNVTVVPYTCLLVNFLKKHKANVVVRGLRAVSDFEFEFQLALMNRTMDPDCESVFLMPNEKHIFLSSSTVREVALHSGDVSLFVPACVNKRIVERFGLPVTECR; from the coding sequence ATGATTGCAGTCTATCCCGGAACCTTCGACCCTATGACCTTCGGGCATATGGACATTGTTGAGCGGGCGGTGAAACTGTTCGGCAGTGTTATTGTGGCGGTGTCGGAGAGCAAGCGGAAAACCACTGCATTCACCCTTGAAGAGCGTGTGGAGATGGCGGCCGAGGCCACAGCCCACATGCAGAATGTCACAGTTGTTCCCTATACCTGTCTTCTGGTAAATTTCCTTAAAAAACATAAGGCGAACGTTGTTGTAAGAGGTCTGAGAGCGGTGAGCGATTTCGAGTTCGAGTTTCAGCTTGCCCTGATGAACAGAACGATGGATCCCGACTGCGAAAGCGTTTTTCTTATGCCAAATGAAAAGCATATCTTCTTAAGTTCAAGCACCGTAAGGGAAGTTGCGCTCCACTCGGGCGATGTTTCCCTGTTTGTTCCCGCCTGTGTGAACAAGCGGATAGTCGAACGTTTCGGTTTGCCCGTAACCGAGTGCAGATAA
- a CDS encoding coproporphyrinogen III oxidase family protein: MSGFPREVSFVHQPHKLDPSSGSIEWDFSAKLVRQVMKRAVKHYLRFADDHNISTLPRPAENRQYMLYLHIPFCVTLCPYCSFHRFRFHEETAANYFRLLRQEMRMTAELGYKFSSVCFGGGTTTIIPAELAKTIDLAKELFGVREVSVETDPNHIDPENLEHTVGRVDRLSVGIQTFNDKYLERIGRRHKFGTGEEQYGKVEEILKLFPVVNVDMMYNFPEQTPEELGEDIFTVLKLNPQQVTFYPLMYAPFAGHKFGSRIGKAGYDSEAGHYKLISDMMTEPYIQRTSWAFAHSRGTNIDEYVVDNEEYVGLGSGAFSFLNGTLYANSFSLKEYADRIAAGMTGATKSVAFGGYSISQYRMMVEMFGLQGNPSHKPFLEYNALRLLGAVEGFGSDAVITPKGRFLLSVMLKCFYNGMDYIRESMRRGLTADDERITDVSSLPPES, translated from the coding sequence TTGAGCGGATTTCCAAGAGAAGTGTCTTTTGTGCACCAGCCTCATAAACTCGACCCGTCTTCCGGTTCCATAGAGTGGGATTTCTCAGCAAAACTTGTCAGACAGGTTATGAAAAGAGCCGTTAAGCATTATCTGCGTTTTGCGGATGACCACAACATAAGCACACTGCCCCGCCCTGCGGAAAACAGGCAGTATATGCTCTATCTCCATATACCCTTCTGCGTGACCCTCTGCCCCTACTGCTCGTTCCACCGCTTCCGCTTTCATGAGGAGACGGCGGCCAACTATTTCAGACTGCTCAGGCAGGAGATGCGGATGACGGCAGAGCTGGGCTATAAATTCAGCTCGGTATGCTTCGGCGGCGGCACAACGACCATAATACCTGCCGAACTGGCGAAGACTATAGACCTTGCGAAGGAGCTTTTCGGAGTGCGTGAGGTTTCGGTTGAGACCGATCCAAACCATATCGATCCGGAAAATCTGGAGCACACTGTCGGCAGGGTAGACAGGCTTTCGGTGGGCATACAGACCTTTAACGATAAATATCTGGAGCGGATAGGCCGCAGACACAAATTCGGCACAGGCGAGGAGCAGTACGGCAAGGTTGAAGAGATCCTGAAACTGTTCCCTGTGGTTAATGTGGATATGATGTATAACTTCCCCGAACAGACTCCTGAGGAGCTGGGAGAGGATATTTTTACCGTTCTGAAGCTGAATCCCCAGCAGGTGACCTTCTATCCGCTGATGTACGCACCCTTTGCCGGGCACAAATTCGGCAGCAGAATAGGCAAGGCCGGATACGACAGCGAGGCCGGACATTATAAGCTCATAAGCGATATGATGACCGAACCCTATATCCAGAGAACTTCATGGGCTTTTGCGCACAGCAGGGGAACGAACATTGACGAATATGTTGTGGACAATGAGGAGTATGTGGGACTTGGCTCGGGGGCTTTCAGCTTCCTGAACGGGACTCTGTATGCCAACTCATTCTCGCTTAAAGAATATGCTGACAGGATAGCCGCCGGAATGACAGGCGCAACTAAAAGCGTAGCATTCGGCGGATATTCAATAAGCCAGTACAGAATGATGGTGGAGATGTTCGGATTGCAGGGCAATCCCAGTCATAAGCCTTTTCTGGAATACAACGCTCTGCGTCTGCTGGGAGCTGTTGAAGGCTTCGGCAGTGATGCCGTAATAACCCCTAAGGGGCGGTTTTTGCTTTCGGTTATGCTGAAATGCTTTTACAACGGAATGGACTACATCCGTGAGAGCATGCGCAGGGGACTAACTGCCGATGACGAGAGGATAACCGATGTTTCATCTCTGCCCCCTGAAAGCTGA
- the purM gene encoding phosphoribosylformylglycinamidine cyclo-ligase has protein sequence MSLDYKSSGVDIDEGNRFVSVIKKTVESTYNKNVMGSIGGFAGFFDVSSMKGMEHPVLVSGTDGVGTKLKVAIDTDILDTVGIDLVAMCVNDIIVTGAKPLFFLDYMATGKLSAEKMSRVIQGIAEGCRVSDCPLVGGETAEMPGMYSGEDFDLAGFAVGILDKPKAITGERIKAGDVLVGISSSGLHSNGFSLARKLFFDKLGMKPDDIVYGDTQLKYALLTPTKLYVPHIMKLLAEGIDIKGMVHITGGGFYDNIPRVLPEGTGVRIDPQTFKLPEIYKFILDKSGIEPKELYRVFNMGVGFIIAVEQAEADKIIKLLDDAAVIGCVTSTGEVEIEGVN, from the coding sequence GTGTCTCTGGATTACAAATCAAGCGGAGTGGATATAGACGAAGGCAACCGCTTCGTATCGGTCATTAAAAAAACGGTCGAATCGACTTACAATAAAAACGTTATGGGCAGCATAGGCGGCTTTGCGGGGTTCTTTGACGTGTCCTCAATGAAGGGCATGGAGCATCCCGTGCTTGTTTCCGGCACAGACGGTGTGGGCACCAAGCTTAAAGTGGCGATAGACACCGATATTCTCGACACAGTGGGCATCGACCTTGTTGCAATGTGCGTCAACGATATCATAGTCACCGGAGCAAAGCCTCTGTTCTTTCTGGACTATATGGCAACGGGAAAACTGTCCGCCGAGAAGATGTCCAGAGTTATTCAGGGCATAGCCGAAGGATGCAGGGTTTCCGACTGCCCCCTTGTGGGCGGCGAGACTGCCGAGATGCCCGGAATGTATTCCGGCGAGGATTTTGACCTCGCAGGTTTCGCAGTGGGTATTCTGGACAAGCCCAAGGCCATCACGGGAGAGCGCATTAAGGCGGGCGACGTTCTGGTGGGTATCTCCTCCAGCGGTCTGCACAGCAACGGATTCTCTCTGGCCAGAAAGCTGTTCTTCGACAAGCTTGGAATGAAGCCCGACGATATAGTGTACGGCGACACTCAGCTTAAATATGCACTCCTGACCCCCACCAAACTTTATGTCCCCCACATAATGAAGCTTCTTGCCGAAGGCATCGACATAAAGGGAATGGTTCATATCACAGGCGGCGGATTCTATGACAACATACCCAGAGTCCTGCCCGAAGGAACAGGCGTCAGAATAGACCCCCAAACCTTCAAACTGCCTGAAATATATAAGTTTATCCTCGATAAATCCGGAATCGAGCCCAAAGAGCTCTACAGAGTTTTCAACATGGGCGTGGGTTTCATAATCGCCGTTGAGCAGGCGGAAGCGGATAAAATTATAAAACTTCTGGACGATGCGGCTGTCATAGGCTGTGTAACCTCCACAGGCGAAGTGGAAATAGAGGGTGTGAATTGA
- a CDS encoding response regulator — MKKKIMLIDDSVTIHRVIDLCIDKEKYDVVKVFTKDEALNVIAVESPDLILLDNKLGDTATKDVITSIRAVADRVFIILLTGAFDQFDSNLCFLVGADDFIYKPFDAKTLDAKIESGLSGVSQFQSIDESELPTEEELLAAMSAEVPAEDDSIFEAAVTEPAPMQEAETGEIPAVDEDDVVETVVFEAPAEDDIDNLLAEVSSEVDIEPEVLLAAEPELIDEPEISTAVHEIELPYVADGFEDMIVKKPAAPSGGVFDGLIEVDEDLLMAEEERRKEEARLAAELALTEAAEPVDEDEPAAAEEAAVQDIPFGEFEGLVEVDEDQPEVKPENTSPEELLDDAVAVDETELTESEQEEIFKDIEEDGGDELDNILDGINEEQEPHDEQVDETLNSAEEALDETVETVLTDIQAELSLKDVMDEQHGVEEEAEIPARPSAAQSFTASAVQDVKDIDPEPLVRISEEKLVEAVYEAIDEDTLKFAVKEVLTDKITRILEEELPVLVERAIRKEIEKLVKGK; from the coding sequence ATGAAAAAGAAGATAATGCTTATTGACGACAGCGTTACGATACACCGGGTTATAGACCTCTGTATCGACAAAGAGAAATATGATGTCGTCAAGGTTTTCACCAAAGACGAGGCGCTGAACGTGATAGCCGTTGAATCGCCGGATCTTATCCTGCTGGATAACAAACTGGGGGATACGGCCACCAAGGATGTGATAACCTCCATCCGTGCCGTGGCAGACAGGGTTTTCATAATCCTGCTCACAGGCGCATTTGACCAGTTCGACAGCAATCTCTGCTTCCTTGTGGGTGCAGACGACTTTATCTACAAACCTTTCGATGCAAAAACCCTTGATGCAAAAATAGAAAGCGGACTGAGCGGCGTGTCTCAGTTTCAGAGCATAGACGAATCCGAGCTTCCCACCGAAGAGGAGCTGTTGGCGGCTATGTCCGCTGAGGTTCCTGCGGAGGATGACAGCATTTTCGAAGCGGCCGTGACTGAACCCGCTCCAATGCAAGAGGCGGAGACGGGCGAAATTCCCGCTGTTGACGAGGACGATGTCGTTGAAACTGTGGTCTTTGAAGCGCCCGCAGAGGATGATATAGACAATCTGCTGGCCGAGGTCAGCAGTGAGGTGGATATTGAGCCTGAGGTTCTGCTTGCGGCCGAGCCTGAACTTATTGATGAACCTGAAATATCCACGGCAGTCCACGAGATTGAACTGCCCTACGTTGCCGACGGATTTGAGGATATGATCGTCAAAAAACCTGCGGCTCCGTCCGGAGGCGTTTTTGACGGACTGATAGAGGTGGACGAAGATCTTCTGATGGCAGAGGAGGAGCGCAGAAAGGAGGAGGCCAGACTGGCCGCCGAGCTTGCGCTGACAGAGGCTGCCGAACCTGTTGATGAGGACGAGCCTGCGGCTGCTGAAGAGGCGGCTGTTCAGGATATTCCGTTCGGAGAGTTTGAAGGGCTTGTAGAGGTCGACGAGGATCAGCCGGAAGTCAAACCCGAAAATACATCTCCGGAGGAACTGCTTGACGACGCTGTGGCTGTTGACGAGACGGAACTGACTGAATCCGAGCAGGAAGAGATATTTAAAGATATCGAGGAAGACGGCGGCGATGAGCTGGACAACATCCTCGACGGAATAAACGAGGAACAGGAACCCCACGACGAGCAGGTTGACGAAACCCTCAACAGTGCTGAAGAGGCTCTGGATGAAACAGTGGAGACCGTTCTCACGGACATTCAGGCAGAGCTTTCGCTGAAAGATGTTATGGACGAACAGCACGGAGTGGAGGAGGAGGCGGAAATACCCGCAAGACCCTCTGCGGCGCAGAGCTTCACAGCCTCTGCGGTTCAGGATGTTAAAGATATAGATCCCGAACCCCTTGTGCGGATCAGCGAGGAGAAGCTTGTGGAGGCCGTTTATGAGGCCATCGACGAGGATACTCTGAAATTCGCAGTTAAAGAGGTTCTTACTGATAAGATAACCAGAATTCTGGAGGAGGAGCTTCCCGTTCTTGTGGAGCGAGCCATCAGAAAAGAGATAGAAAAACTTGTGAAAGGGAAATAG